A genomic segment from Pistricoccus aurantiacus encodes:
- a CDS encoding type IV toxin-antitoxin system AbiEi family antitoxin domain-containing protein, with product MKINQLLHKIPYGAVVTTSWLASHGVTSDQARKLAGSGWLQRVGHGAYCQAEEPLTWESAVFALQASDDTGLPSLWPGGQTALALHGFAHYLPMGESTTHLYGKEAVRLPRWLSDAEWAGRIVLHSEKGLPVQLPGSFTDYAPDGRAFSLLVSTPERAVLEWIAVTSNELLFSSELVDTLGGLNTLRPRRLQTLLEGCRSVRTKRAFLVLARHAGHAWYGRLEPRRLDLGKGKRQLCPGGKLDREYHVTVPEAFLHAD from the coding sequence GTGAAAATAAACCAGCTGCTGCATAAGATCCCGTATGGCGCCGTCGTTACGACCTCGTGGCTTGCATCACACGGCGTCACCTCGGATCAGGCGCGTAAGCTGGCCGGCAGTGGCTGGCTGCAACGCGTGGGGCACGGCGCCTACTGCCAAGCGGAGGAGCCTCTTACCTGGGAGAGCGCTGTTTTCGCCTTGCAGGCGAGTGACGACACGGGCTTACCATCGCTTTGGCCGGGTGGCCAGACGGCCCTGGCCCTGCATGGCTTTGCCCACTATCTGCCCATGGGGGAGAGCACAACGCACCTGTATGGCAAGGAAGCCGTTCGGCTGCCCCGGTGGTTGAGTGACGCCGAGTGGGCAGGGCGGATAGTGCTCCACTCTGAAAAGGGCCTGCCAGTGCAGCTTCCTGGCAGCTTTACGGACTACGCGCCGGATGGCAGGGCCTTCAGCTTGCTGGTATCGACCCCAGAGCGAGCCGTCCTGGAGTGGATCGCCGTTACGTCGAATGAGTTGCTGTTCAGCAGTGAGCTGGTCGACACCTTAGGCGGGCTCAATACGCTGCGTCCGCGTCGGTTGCAGACATTGCTGGAGGGATGCCGTTCGGTGAGAACCAAGCGGGCCTTCCTGGTGCTGGCTCGCCACGCCGGGCATGCCTGGTACGGTCGCCTGGAACCACGCCGACTGGACCTCGGCAAAGGCAAGCGGCAGCTCTGCCCAGGCGGCAAGCTGGATAGGGAATATCACGTTACGGTGCCGGAGGCGTTTCTGCATGCCGATTGA
- the hsdR gene encoding EcoAI/FtnUII family type I restriction enzme subunit R — MTRQAFSERDICTKFITPAIEQAGWNIHTQVREEYPVSDGRIMVRGRMHHRAHPRRADYVLSFQKNQPIAVIEAKDASHSLGHGMQQAQAYAEKLDVPFAISSNGSGFLFSDPHRLVFDQAETILALDQLPGPDALWHGYRRWKGLSEETRPVVEQPFYDDGSGRTPRYYQMVAVNRTVEAIAKGQDRLLLVMATGTGKTYTAFQLIWRLWKAGRKQRILFLTDRNVLVDQTKSGDFKPFGAAMTKITKRQVEKSHEIYLSLYQAVTGSEEEKNIYKQFSPDFFDLVVIDECHRGSAAEDSAWRAILDYFSGATHIGLTATPKETTEVSNIHYFGEPIYTYSLKQGIDDGYLAPYKVTRIDLDRDLQGWRPSDGQTDIHGELIEDRIYNQRDFDRNLILTQRTELVARTITDYLTQTDPMQKTIVFCENIDHAERMRQALVNLNPRHVAKNRKYVMRITGDEQEGKAELDHFIDPEEPYPVIAVTSKLMTTGVDAKTCKLIVLDQRIQSMTEFKQIIGRGTRIDAEHDKFWFTILDFRKATELFADPAFDGDPEQVYVPGDGDPLLPEEGDDADDSGDENDLTSEGDGSPTDPTLPPEGHWEDDEDGGIGEPPKKYVVDDVTVAVIGRRVQYLGPDGKLITEELTDYTRKTVRAHYATLNDFLRHWEASDRKQAVLDELAQQGVFWEDLTSEVEKSLGDTPDPFDAIVHIVYGQPALTRRQRAAKARQSDYFTRYEGQARAVLDALLDKYADSGVATIEDTKVLQMAPLDRLGTVVELAGAFGGKAGYREAVRALEATLYADAATAG; from the coding sequence ATGACCAGGCAGGCTTTCAGTGAACGGGACATCTGTACCAAGTTCATCACCCCCGCCATCGAGCAGGCCGGCTGGAACATTCACACTCAGGTGCGTGAAGAGTACCCAGTCAGTGACGGTCGGATCATGGTGCGGGGCCGCATGCACCACCGGGCTCACCCGCGTCGGGCGGATTACGTGCTGTCTTTCCAGAAGAACCAGCCCATCGCTGTCATCGAGGCCAAGGACGCCAGCCACAGCCTGGGCCATGGCATGCAGCAGGCCCAGGCCTACGCAGAGAAGCTCGATGTCCCCTTCGCCATTAGCTCCAACGGCAGCGGCTTCCTGTTCAGCGACCCCCACCGCCTGGTCTTCGATCAGGCCGAAACCATCCTGGCGCTCGATCAGCTCCCCGGGCCCGATGCGCTCTGGCACGGCTACCGCCGCTGGAAAGGCCTGAGTGAAGAGACACGCCCAGTCGTCGAGCAGCCCTTCTACGATGACGGCAGCGGACGCACGCCCCGCTACTACCAGATGGTCGCGGTCAATCGCACGGTCGAAGCCATCGCCAAAGGGCAGGATCGCCTGCTGCTGGTGATGGCCACCGGCACCGGCAAGACCTACACCGCTTTCCAGCTGATCTGGAGACTGTGGAAGGCCGGCCGCAAGCAACGCATCCTGTTTCTGACCGACCGTAACGTACTCGTCGACCAGACCAAGAGCGGCGACTTCAAGCCCTTTGGCGCGGCCATGACCAAGATCACCAAGCGCCAGGTCGAGAAGTCGCACGAGATTTACCTCTCGCTGTATCAGGCGGTCACCGGCAGCGAGGAAGAAAAGAACATTTACAAGCAGTTCAGCCCGGATTTCTTCGACCTGGTCGTCATCGACGAATGCCACCGCGGCAGCGCCGCCGAAGACTCCGCCTGGCGCGCCATCCTGGACTACTTCAGCGGGGCCACCCATATCGGGCTGACCGCGACGCCCAAGGAGACCACCGAGGTTTCCAACATCCACTACTTCGGCGAGCCCATCTATACCTACTCACTTAAGCAGGGCATCGACGACGGCTACCTGGCACCTTACAAGGTGACGCGAATCGATCTTGATCGCGACCTGCAAGGATGGCGCCCCAGCGACGGCCAGACCGATATCCACGGGGAGTTGATCGAGGATCGCATCTACAACCAACGCGATTTCGACCGCAACCTGATCCTGACGCAGCGCACCGAGTTGGTGGCTCGAACCATCACCGACTATCTGACCCAGACCGACCCGATGCAGAAGACCATCGTCTTCTGCGAGAACATCGATCATGCGGAGCGAATGCGCCAGGCGCTGGTCAATCTCAACCCTCGACACGTGGCCAAGAACCGCAAGTACGTGATGCGCATCACCGGGGACGAACAAGAAGGCAAGGCCGAGCTCGACCACTTCATCGATCCCGAAGAGCCCTACCCTGTCATCGCCGTCACCAGCAAGTTGATGACCACCGGCGTCGACGCCAAGACCTGCAAGCTGATCGTGCTCGACCAGCGCATCCAGTCGATGACCGAGTTCAAGCAGATAATCGGGCGCGGCACGCGGATCGACGCCGAGCACGACAAGTTCTGGTTCACGATCCTCGATTTCCGCAAGGCCACGGAGCTATTCGCCGACCCCGCCTTCGATGGCGATCCCGAGCAGGTCTACGTACCCGGCGACGGCGACCCGTTGCTGCCGGAAGAAGGCGACGATGCCGACGACAGCGGCGACGAGAACGATCTCACGAGTGAAGGTGATGGATCACCGACCGACCCCACCTTGCCTCCCGAAGGGCACTGGGAGGATGACGAGGACGGCGGCATCGGCGAGCCGCCCAAGAAATACGTGGTCGATGACGTCACCGTGGCCGTCATCGGGCGGCGCGTGCAGTACCTGGGGCCGGACGGCAAGCTGATCACCGAGGAGTTGACCGACTACACCCGCAAGACGGTACGCGCCCACTACGCCACACTGAACGACTTCCTACGCCACTGGGAAGCCAGCGACCGCAAGCAGGCCGTGCTGGATGAACTGGCCCAGCAAGGCGTGTTCTGGGAAGACCTCACCAGTGAAGTCGAGAAGAGCCTCGGAGATACGCCGGACCCCTTCGACGCCATCGTGCACATCGTCTATGGCCAGCCCGCGCTTACCCGCCGCCAGCGTGCTGCCAAAGCCCGGCAGTCGGACTATTTCACTCGCTACGAGGGCCAGGCCCGCGCCGTGTTGGACGCCCTGCTCGACAAGTACGCCGACAGCGGCGTGGCCACCATCGAGGACACCAAGGTGCTGCAGATGGCGCCGCTAGACCGGCTCGGCACCGTCGTGGAACTGGCCGGCGCCTTCGGCGGCAAGGCTGGCTATCGGGAGGCCGTGAGAGCCCTCGAGGCAACGCTCTATGCCGACGCCGCTACAGCCGGCTGA